One genomic window of Kosmotoga olearia TBF 19.5.1 includes the following:
- a CDS encoding acetyl-CoA C-acetyltransferase, producing MKRRVFIVGAKRTAIGVFGGSLKSISAPKLGSIAIKAAIDQAGVEPSDINEVIVGNVLMAGQGMGPARQSSIYAGIPVEVPAYTVHMVCGSGMKSIIIGAKDIAYGEADLVVAGGMENMSQAPYLVDYKARFGAKFGDMKMTDHMVFDGLTDIFNQVHMGITAEEIASRFEISREEQDEYALESQNRARAAIAAGKFKDEIVPVEVVEKKQTRIFDTDEGPRETSIEKLARLRPAFKKDGTVTAGNSSTINDGASAVILASEDYVKAHGLKPLAEVIAWGQGGVDPMVMGLGPVPATDNALKYAGLKFTDIDLIEANEAFAVQTLGVIRKWNEMYGVSKDYVIERANVNGGAIALGHPIGCSGNRIVVTLLYEMMKRGVELGLATLCIGGGMGTAIIIKRI from the coding sequence GTGAAAAGAAGAGTTTTTATTGTTGGAGCTAAAAGAACGGCTATTGGTGTATTCGGTGGAAGCCTTAAGAGTATTTCTGCACCAAAACTTGGTTCTATAGCGATTAAGGCGGCTATCGACCAGGCCGGTGTTGAACCTTCAGATATTAATGAAGTTATCGTTGGTAATGTTCTTATGGCAGGTCAGGGTATGGGTCCGGCCAGACAGTCTTCTATTTATGCGGGAATTCCTGTGGAAGTTCCAGCTTACACAGTTCATATGGTTTGTGGGAGCGGTATGAAGTCTATCATTATTGGTGCTAAAGATATCGCTTATGGTGAGGCCGATCTTGTGGTAGCAGGCGGTATGGAAAACATGTCTCAGGCACCGTATCTGGTCGATTATAAGGCGAGGTTTGGAGCTAAATTTGGCGATATGAAGATGACTGACCACATGGTGTTTGACGGTCTTACTGATATTTTTAACCAGGTTCACATGGGTATAACCGCCGAAGAAATCGCTTCCCGGTTCGAAATATCTCGTGAAGAACAGGATGAATATGCCCTTGAAAGCCAGAATCGCGCTCGTGCGGCAATTGCTGCAGGGAAATTCAAAGACGAGATAGTACCCGTTGAGGTTGTTGAGAAAAAACAGACCAGGATTTTTGATACCGACGAAGGTCCCAGAGAAACCAGCATTGAAAAACTTGCAAGGTTAAGACCTGCTTTCAAGAAAGATGGAACAGTAACCGCTGGAAATTCCTCTACCATTAACGATGGAGCCAGTGCAGTTATTCTCGCAAGCGAGGATTACGTAAAAGCTCACGGTTTGAAACCTCTGGCGGAAGTTATTGCCTGGGGACAGGGTGGAGTCGATCCGATGGTTATGGGGCTTGGGCCGGTTCCCGCAACCGATAATGCCCTCAAATATGCAGGTCTAAAGTTCACAGATATCGATCTTATCGAGGCAAATGAAGCTTTTGCTGTGCAAACACTCGGGGTTATCCGTAAATGGAATGAAATGTATGGAGTCAGCAAAGATTATGTAATTGAAAGAGCAAACGTCAATGGAGGTGCCATAGCTCTTGGACACCCGATAGGTTGTAGTGGAAACAGAATAGTTGTGACCTTGCTTTATGAAATGATGAAACGCGGAGTTGAACTCGGCCTTGCCACGCTGTGTATTGGTGGTGGAATGGGAACAGCCATTATTATAAAGAGAATCTGA
- a CDS encoding CoA transferase subunit A has translation MKVIKSKEVVDLIPEGATVMIGGFLGCGSPETLIDEIIKAKKGGLTVIANDTAFPDKGIGKLIVNKLVKKVIASHIGTNPETQRQMIEKELEVELIPQGTLAERVRAGGVGLGGILTPTGVGTVVEEGKQTIELDGKKYLIELPLRADVALIKAKKADYFGNLVFSLTAKNFNPLMVMAGDVVIVEVEEVVPVGAIPPDEVHIPGVLVDYIVVGGCK, from the coding sequence GTGAAGGTCATCAAAAGTAAGGAAGTGGTTGATTTAATTCCAGAGGGTGCGACTGTGATGATAGGGGGATTTCTTGGTTGCGGCAGTCCGGAGACTTTGATAGATGAAATAATCAAAGCGAAAAAGGGTGGTCTTACCGTTATAGCCAACGATACAGCGTTTCCAGACAAAGGAATCGGAAAACTCATCGTTAACAAGCTTGTGAAAAAGGTTATTGCTTCGCATATCGGCACAAACCCTGAAACCCAGCGGCAAATGATAGAAAAGGAATTGGAAGTAGAACTCATCCCACAGGGGACGCTTGCAGAAAGAGTTCGCGCCGGTGGAGTTGGACTGGGGGGCATTTTAACTCCAACCGGTGTCGGAACGGTTGTGGAAGAAGGCAAACAGACCATCGAACTCGATGGCAAAAAGTATCTGATCGAGCTTCCACTTAGGGCGGATGTTGCGCTTATAAAGGCAAAAAAAGCTGATTATTTTGGCAATCTCGTTTTCTCTCTCACGGCTAAAAATTTCAATCCTCTCATGGTAATGGCAGGGGATGTTGTCATAGTGGAAGTGGAGGAAGTTGTTCCTGTAGGTGCTATTCCGCCTGATGAAGTGCACATCCCTGGGGTACTTGTAGATTATATTGTCGTTGGGGGGTGTAAATGA
- a CDS encoding 3-oxoacid CoA-transferase subunit B — MNPKELIARRVALELKDGNLANLGIGIPTLVANYIPEGIQVFFQSENGIIGMGPVPEPGMENQDLTDAGGQYVTALPGAMTFDSAMSFGLIRGGHLDVTVLGALQVDEKGMLANWMIPGKMVPGMGGAMDLVTGAKRVIVAMTHTAKGRPKLVKRCTLPLTSVRPVDLVVTDLAVIEPTEDGLLLKEVAPGVTVDQVLEQTEAKLIIPDNVSEMPIKV, encoded by the coding sequence ATGAATCCTAAGGAATTAATAGCAAGGCGTGTGGCACTTGAATTGAAAGATGGAAATCTCGCTAATCTTGGTATAGGCATTCCAACACTGGTTGCGAATTATATTCCTGAAGGAATACAGGTTTTTTTCCAATCTGAGAACGGAATTATTGGGATGGGGCCCGTTCCAGAACCGGGTATGGAAAACCAAGATCTTACCGACGCGGGCGGACAATACGTAACAGCCCTCCCCGGGGCTATGACTTTCGATAGTGCAATGTCTTTTGGGCTTATACGGGGAGGTCATCTTGACGTGACTGTCCTTGGTGCTCTCCAAGTAGATGAAAAGGGTATGCTCGCCAACTGGATGATTCCTGGCAAAATGGTTCCCGGTATGGGGGGAGCAATGGATCTCGTTACCGGGGCCAAACGTGTTATCGTTGCTATGACACACACAGCTAAAGGAAGGCCAAAATTGGTTAAGAGATGCACTCTGCCGTTAACTTCCGTTAGACCCGTCGATCTTGTGGTAACGGATCTAGCAGTTATCGAACCTACAGAAGATGGACTGTTATTGAAAGAAGTTGCTCCCGGTGTTACAGTTGATCAGGTGCTTGAACAGACAGAGGCAAAATTGATCATTCCGGATAACGTCAGTGAGATGCCAATAAAAGTTTAA